The DNA segment TCCCCGCCACCGAGATGGCCTTGGATCATTATAAAGCCATTGAATTCCGCAAGGATGGTGGAAAATGGACCGCAACGGCGAAAAAGAACGCCTACGCCGACGGGCCGCTCAAGGACCTGGTTCTGGTCCTGGTGAGGAAGGGCGAAACCCCGCTGGAAGTGGCGTGGAAGGCGAAATGATCACTTTGATGGAATAAATATCGTTGGACAAACGTCCTAACCTCGCCTCGGTTACGGGGCATTTTAAACGCCAAACCTAAATCATAACCCCATGAAACTACTCGCATACGCCACGCTCGCCGGAGCCTTCGCACTTGCCTCCGTGACCGCAAAGGAAGTCGGCAAGGCCGCGCCGGAATTCTCCGTCCAGGACACCGCCGGCAAAGCGGTCTCCCTCGCTGACCAAAAGGGAAAAACCGTCGTCCTGGAGTGGGTGAACTTCGGTTGCCCGTTCGTGAAGAAACACTACGGCAGCGGCAACATGCAGAAACTCCAGGAAACCTACACCGGCAAGGGTGTGGTCTGGCTGACCGTCAGCTCCGCGAACAAGGACAAGGCGGATGTTTTCGTTGAAGGCTCCAAGCTCGCCGAAGCCGCCAAGGACCAGGGCAGCAAGGCCACCGCGATCCTCGTCGATGGCGACGGCAAGCTCGGCAAGAGCTACGGTGCGGAAGTCACCCCGCACATGATGATCATCGACAAGGATGGAAAGCTCGCCTACCGCGGTGAGATCGACTCCCTCCACACCACCGAACAGTCCGATATTGCCAAGGCTGACAAGACCTTCGCCAACGCGCTGGACAACGTGCTCGCCGGCAAGCCGGTCGAGAACGCCAGCAACAAGCCATACGGCTGCGGCGTGAAATACTGATTTCCGGTTGCGCGCATTGTTTTTGGCAGCCCTTCCACCCATCGGGTGGAAGGGCTTTTTGTTGCGGCCCGGCTTGTTCCGCGCGGTTCCGCGCTTGGATTCCGGCGGTGAAGCGGCCAGTTTCCTTCATCATGAGCAAACGGAGCGGTCATTTCGCTGGATGGGCACTGGTTCTGGCAGGATGTCTCCTGCTGCCATCCTGCGGGCTGATCAAGATGCCCTTCCGGGTTGCGGGTGCGGTCGTGGACGGTGCTTACGTCGGGGGAAAGAAGGTCGCGAAAAACACCTCGGACGCGCTGGAAAAAAGAAAACAGCGCAAGCAGAAGGAAGAAGAGGAAGCGGCCAAGAAGGATGCGAGGGGGCAAACTCCGGAGCAGGCCGGGGCCCCGCAGGGACCGTCACCGTCCGCGGATTCAATCCCGGTTGACCAATCACCGGCCATCCCGGTGGACGACACCATCCCGATCCCGGTGGAGCCGTTGCCCCTGCCGCAGTGACTACCTCCGGCGGCGCAGCAGCGGGAGCGCGCCCAGCGCGGTGAGTGCCATCGTGGAAGGTTCCGGAACGAAGGTCAGGGTCGGCCGGTAGGCGGTGGTCCTGTGTTCTGAAGCTCCCAGCGACATGTTGGAACCTCCGGCCGTCTGGGCATATACCACGGAGATGAGGGTGAGGGTGCCATCCGCTTGGACGAAGTTGTTCCAATTGCCGAGGGTTACCTGGAAGGTTCCACCGACTGCGGTGCCATTGGTGATGTCGAAGGTCCCAACTTCGGTGACCTCCGTGAGATCCAGATAGTTGCTCGTCGCGGAACTTGAAAAGGCGGGACTGTTGTTCCAGGTGATGCCGTCCCCGGCCCCCGCCGTGCTGTCAGCCGCCAGCCAGTTGTAGCCGGCGGCACCGCTGTTGAGAGCGTAGACCCGCACCTGGAACAGGGTGTTTGAAGCCGTGGTGTTGGTCACCTGGAAGACCGCGGCCGGGCCATCCACCACGGTGGACGCGGCGGAGGTGTCGAACTTGAAGAAGGCGGTCCGGGCGTTGATCTGGCTGGCATTCGCCACTTTGATCGCCAGGGACTCGGCGGTCGCCGTCTGGTTGACGTCGGCCTGGGCCTTGAACGTGTAGTTGTCGGCGATGGCCGTGACGGTCAGCGCCGCTTCCGAAAAGGAGGCGAGCGAAGTGAGGATCAGGAAAATCTTGCCCGGAGAAAACGACATGGCCCGACCGGATACGTGGTCGGGCCATGAAAGGTTTCAGAAATTGCAGTCAATTCGATCAGGCTGGTGCCTTGTCCAGCGCGAAGGCGTCGTGGACGGCGCGGGCGGCGTCCTCGATGTGGATCTCATCCACGGTCACGGCGATCTTGATTTCCGAGGTGGAGATCATGCCGATGTTGATGTTCTTGTCGCCCAGTGCCTTGAACATGGTGGCTGCGACTCCGGAGTGGGAGCGCATGCCGATGCCGACGGCGGAAAGCTTGGCGATGCCCGCCTCGGTCTCGATCTTCGCGTCCGGGGACAGCTCGGCGAGCACCGGCTTCAGCGCCGCCTGGGCCTTGCCGAGGTCGCTGGAGTGCATGGTGAAGGAATGGCGGGCCGCTCCGTCGTGGGCGATGTTGGACACGATCATGTCCAGGTTGATCTCGGCTTCGGCGAGCGCGCCGAGGATCTTGCCGGACATGCCGGGGGCATCAGGGATGCCGGCGATGGTGACGCGGGCCTGCGAGCGTTCGATGGAGATACCACGGATGACGACGTCTTCCATATTTGCGTGTTCTTCTAGCACCAGGGTGCCGGGGTTATCGTTGAGAGAGGAGCGGACTTCGAAAACAACGCCGAATTTCTTCGCGAACTCGACGGAGCGGGATTGCATGACCTTGGAGCCGGAGGATGCCATTTCCAGCATCTCGTCATAGGAGATTTCCGGCAGCTTGCGGGCGTTTTTGAC comes from the Luteolibacter sp. SL250 genome and includes:
- a CDS encoding redoxin family protein, with protein sequence MKLLAYATLAGAFALASVTAKEVGKAAPEFSVQDTAGKAVSLADQKGKTVVLEWVNFGCPFVKKHYGSGNMQKLQETYTGKGVVWLTVSSANKDKADVFVEGSKLAEAAKDQGSKATAILVDGDGKLGKSYGAEVTPHMMIIDKDGKLAYRGEIDSLHTTEQSDIAKADKTFANALDNVLAGKPVENASNKPYGCGVKY
- a CDS encoding PEP-CTERM sorting domain-containing protein (PEP-CTERM proteins occur, often in large numbers, in the proteomes of bacteria that also encode an exosortase, a predicted intramembrane cysteine proteinase. The presence of a PEP-CTERM domain at a protein's C-terminus predicts cleavage within the sorting domain, followed by covalent anchoring to some some component of the (usually Gram-negative) cell surface. Many PEP-CTERM proteins exhibit an unusual sequence composition that includes large numbers of potential glycosylation sites. Expression of one such protein has been shown restore the ability of a bacterium to form floc, a type of biofilm.); this translates as MSFSPGKIFLILTSLASFSEAALTVTAIADNYTFKAQADVNQTATAESLAIKVANASQINARTAFFKFDTSAASTVVDGPAAVFQVTNTTASNTLFQVRVYALNSGAAGYNWLAADSTAGAGDGITWNNSPAFSSSATSNYLDLTEVTEVGTFDITNGTAVGGTFQVTLGNWNNFVQADGTLTLISVVYAQTAGGSNMSLGASEHRTTAYRPTLTFVPEPSTMALTALGALPLLRRRR
- a CDS encoding aspartate kinase, which encodes MALIVQKYGGTSVGSLDRIRNVASRLKRTRDEGNQVVAVVSAMSGVTDGLIKMAKELSENPSERELDVLVSTGEQQSIALVTMALHDLGVPAASITGRQAGIQTTGSHTRGRIADINGSLMKGLLDEGKTLVVAGFQGVTKEGMIHTLGRGGSDLTAIAVAAALKADVCQILTDVDGVYTCDPRIVKNARKLPEISYDEMLEMASSGSKVMQSRSVEFAKKFGVVFEVRSSLNDNPGTLVLEEHANMEDVVIRGISIERSQARVTIAGIPDAPGMSGKILGALAEAEINLDMIVSNIAHDGAARHSFTMHSSDLGKAQAALKPVLAELSPDAKIETEAGIAKLSAVGIGMRSHSGVAATMFKALGDKNINIGMISTSEIKIAVTVDEIHIEDAARAVHDAFALDKAPA